The following are from one region of the Veillonella nakazawae genome:
- the ppsA gene encoding phosphoenolpyruvate synthase yields the protein MNRETAYVLWFDELQREDVNLVGGKSSSLGELTSSTNVPVPYGFATTAHGYREFMKATGLEDKIRAELDALDDVENSALLREVCAKIRRMICEEEMPKELADAIRHAYEELGKKVNEENPFVAVRSSATAEDLPDASFAGQQDTYLNVRGADVIIEKVKECYASTFTDRATYYRVKQGFDHMTVALSAAVQMMVFSKAAGVMFTVDLVTGNDNNILIEGSWGLGEYVVQGTVTPDNFHVDKDKMEITDRMINDKNIRLVRKADGDCVEEVVPADEAKQQVITDAQVLELAKYAKAIEKHYGCYMDMEWGVDERDGKIWILQARPETVWSRKEKPKTTEKPSTLDAGNREIIVKGLPASPGNAAGKAHVIINPEDIDEFKEGEILVTAMTAPDWVPAMKKAKAIVTDAGGMTCHASIVSRELGIPCIVGTKSRSHEATTSIKDGQMITVDATNGIVYDGVLEDIVKKPEAQATASVATEYVPVTGTKIYMNLGNPDLAEKHGVLPCDGIGLMREEFIWTTFIHEHPLHLIETGRSDFAVNTLAEGMRKVCQALAPRQVVVRLSDFKSSEYRDLNGGDKYEPHESSALLGWRGAARYYDPKYTPAFKLELEAIKKVRNEFGFKNLQVMIPFCRTIEEAELVTNLMAQEGLVRGKDFKIWLMAEIPSNIILADQFNKYVDGYSIGSNDLTMLVLGCDRDNETVQHIYDERNLAVRRAIRHLIEVAHKDGKTVSICGQAPSVYPELCEFLVKSGIDSISVNPDAVVNTKKMVAQIEQRIMLDAMTGRGRQETDDLTW from the coding sequence ATGAATCGCGAAACAGCATACGTACTTTGGTTTGATGAATTACAACGTGAAGATGTTAATTTAGTTGGTGGTAAGTCTTCTTCCTTAGGGGAATTGACATCCTCCACTAATGTACCTGTACCTTATGGTTTTGCTACAACTGCTCATGGTTATCGTGAGTTTATGAAAGCAACAGGTTTGGAAGATAAAATCCGCGCTGAACTTGATGCGTTAGATGATGTAGAAAATTCTGCATTATTGCGTGAAGTATGTGCTAAAATTCGCCGCATGATTTGCGAAGAAGAAATGCCTAAAGAATTGGCAGATGCTATCCGTCATGCTTATGAAGAACTTGGTAAAAAAGTAAACGAAGAAAATCCATTCGTAGCAGTTCGTTCTAGTGCAACAGCAGAAGACTTGCCAGACGCAAGCTTTGCAGGCCAACAAGATACATATTTAAATGTACGTGGTGCTGACGTTATCATCGAGAAAGTAAAAGAATGTTATGCATCTACTTTCACAGATCGTGCAACATACTACCGTGTAAAACAAGGTTTCGATCATATGACAGTAGCATTGAGTGCAGCCGTTCAAATGATGGTATTCTCTAAAGCCGCTGGCGTAATGTTCACTGTTGACCTTGTAACAGGTAACGATAACAACATCCTTATCGAAGGTTCTTGGGGTCTTGGTGAGTACGTTGTACAAGGTACAGTTACACCAGATAATTTCCATGTAGATAAAGATAAAATGGAAATTACAGATCGCATGATTAATGACAAAAATATCCGCTTAGTTCGTAAAGCTGACGGCGACTGTGTTGAAGAAGTTGTTCCAGCAGATGAAGCTAAACAACAAGTTATTACAGATGCTCAAGTTTTGGAGCTTGCTAAATACGCAAAAGCAATCGAAAAACATTATGGTTGTTACATGGATATGGAGTGGGGCGTAGATGAACGAGACGGTAAAATTTGGATTTTACAAGCTCGTCCAGAAACAGTTTGGTCCCGTAAAGAAAAACCAAAAACAACTGAAAAACCTAGCACATTAGATGCAGGTAATCGTGAAATTATTGTAAAAGGTTTGCCAGCTTCCCCTGGTAATGCAGCCGGTAAAGCTCATGTTATCATCAATCCTGAGGATATTGATGAATTCAAAGAAGGCGAAATCCTTGTCACAGCTATGACAGCTCCTGACTGGGTACCAGCAATGAAAAAGGCAAAAGCAATCGTTACTGATGCTGGTGGTATGACTTGTCACGCGTCTATCGTTAGCCGTGAGCTTGGTATTCCTTGTATCGTAGGTACTAAGAGCCGTAGCCATGAAGCAACAACATCCATTAAAGATGGTCAAATGATTACTGTTGATGCCACAAATGGTATCGTATACGATGGTGTATTAGAAGATATCGTTAAAAAGCCAGAAGCACAAGCTACTGCAAGTGTTGCAACTGAATATGTTCCTGTAACAGGCACTAAGATTTACATGAATTTAGGCAATCCTGATTTAGCTGAAAAACATGGTGTATTACCATGTGATGGCATTGGTCTAATGCGTGAAGAGTTCATTTGGACAACTTTCATTCACGAACACCCATTACATCTTATCGAAACTGGTCGCAGTGATTTTGCAGTTAATACATTGGCAGAAGGTATGCGTAAAGTGTGTCAAGCATTAGCTCCTCGCCAAGTAGTAGTTCGTTTGAGCGACTTCAAATCTAGCGAATACCGTGATCTCAACGGTGGCGACAAATATGAACCACATGAATCCAGTGCATTACTTGGCTGGCGTGGTGCAGCTCGTTACTATGATCCAAAATATACACCTGCTTTTAAATTAGAATTAGAAGCAATCAAAAAAGTACGTAACGAATTTGGTTTCAAAAACTTACAAGTTATGATTCCATTCTGCCGTACTATAGAGGAAGCTGAACTTGTTACTAACTTAATGGCTCAAGAAGGCCTTGTACGCGGTAAAGATTTCAAAATCTGGCTTATGGCTGAAATTCCATCCAATATAATCTTAGCTGATCAATTCAATAAATATGTAGATGGTTATTCCATCGGTTCTAACGACTTGACTATGCTCGTTCTTGGCTGTGACCGTGATAACGAAACAGTTCAACATATCTATGATGAACGGAATCTAGCAGTTCGTAGAGCGATTCGCCATCTCATCGAAGTGGCTCACAAAGATGGTAAAACTGTATCCATCTGTGGTCAAGCGCCAAGCGTGTATCCTGAACTTTGCGAATTCCTCGTGAAGAGTGGTATCGACTCCATTTCTGTTAACCCAGATGCGGTTGTGAACACTAAGAAAATGGTGGCTCAAATCGAACAACGAATTATGCTCGATGCTATGACTGGTCGTGGTCGTCAAGAAACTGATGACTTAACTTGGTAA